Proteins encoded in a region of the Streptomyces sp. NBC_01298 genome:
- a CDS encoding tetratricopeptide repeat protein: MHRPDDKPAPAIRQRRHLRTTAITVALGVVMFTVGAVGLSPSGSSTPDAPSSAASAAGPARGIEALRERVKRLPKDPGSWADLGMALVQQARTTADQATYAQAEEALRRSLALEPAENLHAEIGMGALAAARHQFRDALTWARKAVATSPATPASYGVLADAHTQLGQYKEAEEAVQKMADLRPDSSSLARASYTFELRGDTAQAKTLMERALRAAGTPGERAFAHTHLSSLALDSGDPATAVRQAEAGLAIAPRDAGLMEVRAKARAATGDRERAVADYTAAIATAPLPQYLLGLGELQQALGRPERAEAQYAVLRAQETLRRATGAPADVDAIYFEADHGDPRQAVTMAEAAVRDRPFIAVHDAYAWALHRAGRDEEALDQADEALALGTRSALFRYHRGAIHQALGDVTAARRDLQQALALDPSFHPLHAPAAREALRRIDDTP; this comes from the coding sequence CCGGCCCGACGACAAACCCGCCCCCGCGATCCGGCAGCGCAGACACCTGCGCACTACCGCGATCACCGTCGCCCTGGGCGTGGTCATGTTCACCGTCGGCGCCGTCGGCCTCTCCCCATCCGGCTCCAGCACACCAGACGCCCCCTCTTCCGCAGCCTCCGCCGCGGGTCCGGCGCGCGGCATCGAGGCACTGCGCGAGCGCGTGAAGCGCCTGCCGAAAGATCCGGGTAGCTGGGCGGACCTCGGCATGGCCCTCGTGCAGCAGGCCCGCACCACCGCCGACCAAGCCACCTACGCGCAGGCAGAGGAGGCTCTGCGCCGCTCCCTCGCCCTGGAACCGGCCGAGAACCTGCACGCCGAGATCGGCATGGGCGCCCTGGCCGCCGCCCGCCACCAGTTCCGCGACGCCCTCACCTGGGCCCGCAAGGCGGTCGCCACAAGCCCCGCCACCCCGGCCTCCTACGGAGTCCTGGCCGACGCCCACACCCAGCTCGGCCAGTACAAGGAGGCAGAGGAAGCCGTCCAGAAGATGGCCGACCTCCGCCCCGACAGCAGCTCCCTGGCCCGCGCCTCCTACACCTTCGAACTCCGCGGCGACACCGCCCAGGCCAAAACCCTGATGGAGCGCGCACTACGTGCGGCGGGCACGCCCGGCGAGCGAGCCTTCGCCCACACCCACCTGTCCTCCCTCGCCCTGGACAGCGGCGATCCGGCGACCGCTGTGCGCCAGGCCGAGGCCGGGCTGGCCATCGCGCCACGCGACGCAGGTCTGATGGAGGTCCGGGCCAAGGCACGCGCAGCCACGGGAGACCGCGAGCGGGCAGTCGCCGACTACACCGCGGCCATCGCGACGGCCCCGCTCCCGCAGTACCTCCTCGGACTCGGTGAACTCCAGCAGGCGCTCGGCCGCCCGGAACGGGCCGAGGCCCAGTACGCCGTCCTGCGTGCCCAGGAAACGCTCCGCCGGGCCACCGGTGCGCCCGCCGACGTCGACGCGATCTACTTCGAAGCGGATCACGGCGACCCCCGCCAGGCGGTGACCATGGCGGAAGCAGCGGTACGGGATCGGCCGTTCATCGCCGTCCACGACGCCTACGCCTGGGCCCTGCACCGCGCCGGACGCGACGAAGAGGCCCTCGACCAGGCCGACGAAGCCCTCGCCCTGGGTACGCGCAGCGCGCTCTTCCGCTACCACCGCGGCGCCATCCACCAGGCGCTCGGCGATGTCACGGCCGCCCGGCGCGATCTTCAGCAGGCGCTGGCCCTCGATCCCTCCTTCCACCCGCTGCACGCCCCCGCGGCGCGCGAAGCACTCCGGCGAATCGACGACACCCCATGA
- a CDS encoding urease accessory protein UreH domain-containing protein, with translation MNPRTRRRLAAVPLAAALLTPLGLLASAAPAAAHPLGNFTVNYATSLTLRPRAVEAEVVVDRAEIAAAQERPLIDQDHNGSLSSDEQGIYADEACATLAGHLAAGVGNVNLQWERGAGKLAFHTGEAGLKTSRLTCHLTAAADLTSPSNVHVATHYDSRRVGWHEITARGEGLTLTSSTVPAVSTTNQLRQYPQDPLADPFDQRTAELRTVPGQGIAARIVPPGLPGSGPVTAALNKVSALFDTLVGSRELTVPVGLLALLLAVVLGASHAAMPGHGKTIMAAYLAGRRGTPRDAVTVGATVTLTHTAGVLALGLALPLATHLAGETVLGWLGLASGLLVTAIGLRLLHSALRGRPLQHGHSHSHGGHHHHGDHSHAHHGDHGDHGHGPHHGGDHGHGHSHEPPTGLPSSRRAPDSAAADGATVVLTKTATALPDNDHHHGEADHQHTHETDHHHTHAPARRRRWSLIGVGIAGGLVPSPSALVVLLGAVALGRTAFGVLLVIGYGLGMATTLTLAGLLLVRLRDRIGARTAERSSTRLKALGRIGPAVTSALVLLVGLGLTARAITGL, from the coding sequence ATGAACCCCCGCACCCGCCGGCGCCTGGCCGCCGTACCGCTCGCAGCCGCCCTGCTCACCCCCCTGGGCCTCCTCGCCTCGGCCGCGCCCGCTGCCGCGCATCCGCTGGGCAACTTCACCGTCAACTATGCGACCAGCCTGACCCTGCGCCCTCGCGCGGTCGAGGCCGAGGTCGTGGTCGACCGCGCCGAGATCGCCGCAGCACAAGAGCGCCCGCTCATCGACCAGGACCACAACGGATCCCTCAGCTCCGACGAGCAGGGCATCTACGCGGACGAGGCGTGCGCCACCCTCGCCGGACACCTGGCCGCGGGCGTAGGGAACGTGAACCTCCAGTGGGAGCGGGGAGCAGGCAAGCTGGCTTTCCACACCGGCGAGGCCGGGCTCAAGACCAGCCGACTCACCTGCCACCTCACGGCCGCCGCGGACCTCACCTCGCCGTCCAATGTCCACGTTGCCACGCATTACGACAGCCGGCGGGTCGGCTGGCACGAGATCACCGCCCGCGGCGAAGGTCTCACCCTTACCAGCTCCACCGTTCCCGCGGTCTCCACGACCAACCAGCTGCGCCAGTACCCGCAGGACCCTCTCGCTGACCCGTTCGACCAGCGCACCGCTGAACTGCGGACCGTTCCCGGGCAGGGGATCGCGGCCCGGATCGTGCCGCCCGGCCTGCCCGGCTCAGGCCCGGTCACCGCCGCGCTGAACAAGGTCTCCGCTCTCTTCGACACCCTCGTCGGCAGCCGCGAACTGACCGTCCCTGTCGGCCTCCTCGCCCTGCTTCTCGCCGTCGTCCTCGGTGCCTCCCACGCGGCGATGCCCGGCCACGGCAAGACGATCATGGCGGCCTACCTGGCCGGACGGCGCGGCACCCCGCGTGATGCCGTCACTGTCGGAGCAACCGTCACCCTCACCCACACCGCGGGCGTCCTCGCTCTCGGTCTGGCGCTCCCGCTGGCCACCCACCTTGCCGGGGAAACCGTCCTCGGCTGGCTCGGCCTGGCCAGCGGCCTCCTCGTCACCGCCATCGGCTTGCGGCTGCTGCACTCCGCCCTGCGCGGCCGCCCTCTCCAGCACGGCCACAGCCACAGCCATGGGGGACATCACCACCACGGCGATCACAGCCACGCGCACCACGGTGACCACGGTGACCACGGCCATGGGCCTCACCACGGCGGCGACCACGGGCACGGACACAGCCACGAGCCGCCGACCGGCCTACCGTCCTCACGCCGCGCGCCGGACAGCGCGGCGGCCGACGGCGCCACCGTCGTCCTGACCAAAACCGCGACCGCGCTCCCGGACAACGATCACCACCACGGCGAAGCCGACCATCAACACACCCACGAAACCGACCACCACCACACTCACGCTCCGGCACGCCGAAGGCGCTGGTCGCTCATCGGCGTCGGCATCGCCGGCGGCCTCGTCCCCAGTCCCTCGGCACTGGTCGTCCTTCTCGGCGCCGTCGCCCTCGGCCGGACCGCCTTCGGCGTGCTCCTCGTCATCGGCTACGGCCTCGGGATGGCCACCACCCTCACCCTCGCCGGTCTCCTCCTCGTACGACTGCGCGACCGGATCGGTGCCCGCACCGCGGAGAGGTCCTCCACGCGTCTGAAGGCGCTTGGGCGTATCGGGCCCGCCGTCACCTCGGCCCTCGTTCTCCTCGTCGGACTAGGCCTCACCGCCCGCGCCATCACCGGCTTGTGA
- a CDS encoding SH3 domain-containing protein produces MTARTIGRGFAAVVLAAGFGVAGVGVAGAAPQSHHHDHGVSGTVTSRIELNVRQHPWTHSHVVWSLSPGSHVKLACQQDGWYHLADKSGWVESRYVHAHEWVRYC; encoded by the coding sequence ATGACCGCACGAACGATCGGACGCGGCTTTGCCGCCGTTGTCCTGGCTGCCGGTTTCGGTGTGGCGGGCGTGGGCGTGGCGGGGGCTGCTCCCCAGTCCCACCACCATGATCACGGGGTGTCGGGAACGGTGACCTCCCGGATCGAGCTCAATGTCCGCCAGCACCCGTGGACGCATTCCCACGTGGTGTGGAGCCTGTCCCCGGGCAGCCACGTCAAGCTGGCCTGCCAGCAGGACGGCTGGTACCACCTGGCCGACAAGTCCGGCTGGGTCGAGTCCCGCTACGTTCACGCCCACGAGTGGGTGCGGTACTGCTGA
- a CDS encoding anti-sigma factor, with protein sequence MKHEAELHTLTGAYALDALTGEELRAFTAHLEHCEGCHQEVGEFAATAARLAAAVSLPVPVAMRQVVLNRIDGVRQLPARPLLLPSVRLTTRLTRRAGAFVVAASIVAAAGFGGVALWQHQQTEQARTQAQRAGQQVQDMTAVMASPDARTTRGRTSTGASASVVTSARLNQAVFLASGLSPAPAGRTYQLWFDDHGTMRPAGLIPGDGSVLMQGDPGQALAVGLTLEPAGGSAQPTTSPLVLLSLPA encoded by the coding sequence ATGAAACACGAAGCAGAACTGCACACCCTCACCGGTGCGTACGCACTCGACGCGCTCACCGGTGAGGAACTCCGCGCGTTCACCGCGCACCTTGAACACTGCGAAGGCTGTCACCAGGAGGTCGGCGAGTTCGCTGCCACGGCGGCACGTCTGGCCGCAGCAGTGAGCCTGCCCGTACCCGTCGCGATGCGACAGGTCGTCCTGAACCGAATCGACGGCGTCCGGCAATTGCCGGCGCGCCCCCTACTCCTCCCGTCCGTCCGCCTCACCACACGTCTCACCCGCAGGGCCGGGGCGTTCGTGGTCGCGGCCAGCATCGTCGCCGCCGCCGGGTTCGGCGGTGTCGCCCTCTGGCAGCACCAGCAGACGGAACAGGCCCGCACGCAGGCCCAGCGCGCCGGCCAGCAGGTCCAGGACATGACCGCTGTGATGGCTTCCCCCGACGCCCGGACGACCCGTGGGCGCACCAGCACGGGGGCTTCCGCTTCTGTCGTGACCTCTGCCCGCCTGAACCAGGCCGTGTTCCTCGCCTCAGGGCTCTCCCCGGCTCCCGCGGGACGGACCTACCAGCTGTGGTTCGACGACCACGGCACCATGCGCCCCGCCGGTCTCATCCCCGGCGACGGCTCCGTCCTCATGCAGGGAGATCCCGGCCAGGCCCTGGCCGTCGGCCTCACCCTCGAACCTGCAGGCGGCTCCGCCCAGCCCACCACCAGCCCCCTGGTCCTCCTCTCCCTTCCCGCCTGA
- the sigK gene encoding ECF RNA polymerase sigma factor SigK encodes MTQPQRSRGHDPVGRQLQEVMGRVSQGDKDAFSDLYDAVAATVFGIAVKVVRDRAQSEEVAQEVMIDVWRQAARYRPEQGTVMAWVATIAHRRAVDRVRSAQAAANREHSTGVRDQMRPFDEVAEEVETRLDSEQVRRCLRSLTELQRRAVTLAYYGGLTYREVAEELRSPLPTIKTRMRDGLIRLRDCMGVTT; translated from the coding sequence ATGACCCAGCCCCAGCGATCCCGCGGCCACGATCCCGTCGGCCGGCAGCTGCAAGAGGTGATGGGGCGGGTGAGCCAGGGCGACAAGGACGCCTTCTCCGATCTCTACGACGCGGTCGCCGCCACCGTCTTCGGGATCGCCGTCAAAGTCGTCCGGGACCGGGCCCAATCGGAGGAGGTGGCACAGGAGGTGATGATCGACGTATGGCGTCAGGCCGCCCGCTACCGCCCCGAACAGGGCACCGTCATGGCCTGGGTGGCGACCATCGCCCACCGACGGGCTGTGGACCGCGTCCGGTCCGCCCAGGCAGCCGCCAACCGTGAACACTCCACGGGCGTACGCGACCAGATGCGGCCCTTCGACGAGGTCGCCGAGGAGGTCGAGACCCGGCTGGACAGCGAGCAGGTACGGCGCTGTCTGCGCAGTCTGACCGAGCTCCAGCGCCGGGCGGTGACCCTGGCCTACTACGGGGGACTGACCTACCGCGAGGTCGCAGAAGAACTGCGGTCCCCGCTTCCGACCATCAAGACCCGAATGCGCGACGGACTGATCCGGCTGCGCGACTGCATGGGGGTGACCACATGA
- a CDS encoding molybdopterin-dependent oxidoreductase, which translates to MGIVSTFRKSLARSALGAVSGLLAGYTALAVAELAASLIRPQAGPVTVVGGAAIDRTPAAVKDFAIRTFGENDKVVLQLGILAVLGLLGVILGIVSLRYRRAGAAGVLIFGVIGAAAALSRPDTQGVADALPSVAGALAGAAVLYLLAGKLNSGSSPAGAETAGGGWSRRGFLTAASVTAVAATGAGAVGRALIGKSGQGATASRAAITLPAPDSAAPALPAGSQLKVEGISAFTTPNKDFYRVDTALVVPKVDADTWRLRIRGKGVTRPRTYTFQELLDRPLIERDITLTCVSNEVGGPYIGHARWLGVRLDDLLEECGVKAPSQGGKADQLVARSVDGMTLGSPVEDVMDGRDAILAVGMNGEPLPFDHGFPVRMLVPGLYGYVSACKWIQEIELTTFDSYDPYWVKRKWARKAPIKTQARIDTPKPFGRPTGQVVTVAGVAWAQHRGIDRVEVRVDDGPWQTADLAPQANKDTWRQWSFPWKPTPGGHNLTVRATDGTGQVQTEERTRTIPDGASGWHSVFVTT; encoded by the coding sequence ATGGGCATTGTGAGCACCTTCCGCAAGTCCCTAGCCCGCAGCGCACTGGGCGCCGTGTCCGGTCTGCTGGCCGGGTACACGGCGCTGGCGGTGGCCGAGCTCGCAGCTTCCCTGATCCGGCCGCAGGCCGGGCCGGTGACCGTTGTGGGCGGCGCCGCCATCGACCGGACACCGGCTGCGGTCAAGGACTTCGCGATCCGCACGTTCGGTGAGAACGACAAGGTCGTTCTCCAGCTCGGCATCCTCGCCGTCCTCGGTCTCCTCGGTGTCATCCTCGGCATCGTCTCCCTGCGCTACCGGCGGGCAGGTGCGGCGGGTGTCCTGATCTTCGGTGTGATCGGCGCGGCCGCCGCACTGAGCAGGCCCGACACCCAAGGGGTCGCGGACGCACTGCCCTCTGTGGCCGGTGCGCTCGCGGGCGCCGCCGTCCTCTACCTCCTGGCCGGGAAACTGAACTCCGGCAGCTCACCCGCCGGTGCGGAGACCGCCGGAGGAGGCTGGTCGAGGCGGGGCTTCCTCACCGCGGCCTCCGTCACCGCAGTCGCCGCAACCGGCGCCGGAGCGGTGGGGCGCGCCCTCATCGGCAAGAGCGGCCAGGGCGCCACCGCCTCCAGGGCCGCGATCACCCTGCCCGCACCCGACTCCGCCGCCCCCGCGCTCCCGGCGGGATCGCAGCTCAAGGTGGAGGGGATCAGCGCCTTCACGACTCCGAACAAGGACTTCTACCGCGTGGACACCGCGCTCGTCGTCCCCAAAGTCGACGCGGACACCTGGAGGCTTCGCATCCGCGGCAAGGGCGTCACCCGCCCGCGCACCTACACCTTCCAGGAGCTGCTGGACCGTCCGCTCATCGAGCGCGACATCACCTTGACGTGCGTCTCCAACGAGGTCGGCGGCCCCTACATCGGCCACGCCCGCTGGCTCGGAGTACGCCTGGACGACCTGCTCGAGGAGTGCGGCGTCAAGGCACCCTCCCAGGGCGGCAAAGCAGACCAGCTGGTCGCCCGGTCGGTCGACGGCATGACGCTCGGCTCCCCGGTCGAGGACGTGATGGACGGCCGCGACGCGATCCTGGCCGTCGGGATGAACGGCGAACCCCTGCCCTTCGACCACGGCTTCCCCGTCCGCATGCTCGTCCCCGGTCTCTACGGGTACGTGTCGGCCTGCAAGTGGATCCAGGAGATCGAGCTCACCACCTTCGATTCCTACGACCCGTACTGGGTCAAGCGCAAGTGGGCCCGCAAGGCGCCCATCAAGACCCAAGCCCGCATCGACACCCCCAAACCCTTTGGCCGGCCCACGGGCCAGGTGGTGACGGTGGCCGGCGTCGCCTGGGCCCAGCACCGCGGCATCGACCGCGTCGAAGTCCGGGTCGATGACGGACCCTGGCAGACCGCCGACCTCGCCCCCCAGGCGAACAAGGACACCTGGCGCCAGTGGTCCTTCCCCTGGAAGCCGACACCGGGCGGCCACAACCTCACCGTCCGTGCCACTGACGGCACCGGCCAGGTCCAGACCGAAGAACGCACAAGGACCATCCCCGACGGCGCCAGCGGCTGGCACAGCGTCTTCGTCACCACGTAA
- a CDS encoding fasciclin domain-containing protein: MSNTLRFRRTALAVATAAVLPFALAACSDSGSDSASSDKSSEAPAASQPATPDASMVMDKPFGPACSGVPADGAGSFDGMAKDPVATAASNNPALSTLVTAVKQAGLVDTLNNAKDITVFAPTNDAFAKIPKADLDKVLADKAMLTKILTYHVVGEKLTPKQLESGSFDTLEKTKLTTSGSGEAYKVNDASTVVCGNVKTANANVYIVDTVLMPK, encoded by the coding sequence ATGTCGAACACCCTGCGTTTCCGTCGTACCGCTCTCGCCGTCGCCACGGCGGCCGTCCTGCCCTTCGCCCTTGCCGCCTGCTCCGACTCCGGGAGTGACTCGGCCTCCTCCGACAAGAGCAGCGAAGCTCCCGCCGCCTCCCAGCCGGCTACCCCGGATGCTTCGATGGTGATGGACAAGCCGTTCGGCCCGGCCTGTTCGGGCGTCCCCGCCGACGGCGCGGGCTCCTTTGACGGCATGGCCAAGGACCCGGTCGCCACCGCGGCCTCCAACAACCCGGCCCTGTCCACGCTGGTCACCGCCGTCAAGCAGGCCGGCCTGGTCGACACTCTCAACAATGCCAAGGACATCACCGTCTTCGCCCCGACCAACGACGCCTTCGCCAAGATCCCGAAGGCCGACCTGGACAAGGTCCTCGCCGACAAGGCCATGCTCACCAAGATCCTGACCTACCACGTCGTCGGCGAGAAGCTCACCCCGAAGCAGCTGGAGAGTGGCTCCTTCGACACCCTGGAGAAGACCAAGCTCACCACCAGCGGCTCCGGCGAGGCCTACAAGGTCAACGACGCCTCGACCGTCGTCTGCGGCAACGTCAAGACCGCCAACGCCAACGTCTACATCGTCGACACCGTCCTCATGCCGAAGTAA